A region from the Bacillus thuringiensis genome encodes:
- a CDS encoding phospholipase D-like domain-containing protein has translation MNESQFLQTMVQTLKWEGDEYSDKDKMLSILRYSEIDFERTTSFTRKTYQCYEDIAIRVKIPLLKEAKETLGSFEKLVKYIYRETEEYNLRNVIIKPKPVENEEIDIVSHTAEFDQIKEEIIQGIRIAKYSIWVCVAWFTDRDIYNELVQKKKEGIQVRVITTNDRNNLRLKEELIKEFNAFFVDGFGAYGYNLVHNKFCIVDFEFVMHGSYNWSYAASYNDETWVTSIDKEFVSRFAEEFKKLYLKYDI, from the coding sequence ATGAATGAATCCCAGTTTTTGCAAACTATGGTTCAAACATTAAAATGGGAGGGAGATGAATATAGCGATAAAGATAAGATGTTAAGTATTTTAAGATATTCTGAAATTGATTTTGAAAGAACTACAAGTTTTACAAGAAAAACATATCAATGCTATGAAGATATAGCAATTAGAGTGAAAATTCCATTGTTAAAAGAAGCAAAAGAAACCTTAGGTTCTTTTGAAAAGCTAGTGAAATATATTTATCGAGAAACAGAAGAGTACAATCTAAGAAACGTTATTATAAAACCAAAACCTGTTGAAAATGAAGAAATTGATATCGTAAGTCATACGGCGGAATTTGATCAAATTAAAGAAGAAATTATCCAAGGAATACGCATAGCTAAGTACAGTATCTGGGTATGTGTGGCATGGTTTACAGATAGAGATATATATAATGAACTTGTACAGAAGAAAAAAGAGGGTATTCAAGTTAGAGTTATCACTACCAATGATAGGAATAATCTGCGACTTAAAGAAGAATTAATTAAGGAGTTTAATGCCTTCTTTGTAGATGGATTTGGCGCTTATGGGTATAATCTAGTGCATAATAAATTTTGTATAGTTGATTTCGAGTTTGTAATGCATGGATCATATAATTGGTCTTATGCAGCATCATATAATGATGAGACCTGGGTTACGTCGATAGATAAAGAATTTGTTTCTAGGTTTGCTGAGGAGTTTAAAAAACTATATCTTAAATATGATATTTAA
- a CDS encoding Phr family secreted Rap phosphatase inhibitor: MKKIKKLLFSTIIVSTLACSMISLNVSQHSSFNGGDTPAPTKLNVSGGVSIN, translated from the coding sequence ATGAAAAAAATAAAAAAATTGTTATTCAGTACGATAATAGTAAGTACATTAGCATGTAGCATGATTAGTTTAAATGTATCACAACACTCTTCATTTAATGGTGGAGATACGCCTGCACCAACAAAACTGAATGTCTCTGGTGGAGTATCTATTAATTAA
- a CDS encoding helix-turn-helix transcriptional regulator, with translation MLHNRIVVCRAEKGWTQEELAKRVGVSRQTIATLEKNKYNPSLILAFKIANAFGKPITDVFDYQEE, from the coding sequence TTGTTACATAATAGAATTGTAGTTTGTCGAGCAGAAAAAGGTTGGACTCAAGAAGAATTGGCAAAAAGGGTTGGTGTTAGTCGACAAACTATCGCTACTCTTGAAAAGAATAAATATAATCCTTCTCTAATTCTTGCCTTTAAAATCGCAAATGCATTTGGAAAGCCAATAACTGACGTGTTCGATTATCAGGAGGAGTGA
- a CDS encoding C39 family peptidase: protein MKKMRKATICLFALSVLGTSVGMSNSDSPKSSNKQPKVVQKEIQKAEKEKMSDLSIKPETEFENNAVPIEQEKEIVRPLDVPLILQKPELMRGCEVTSLAMVLQFSGVQVDKMELASKINYVPFQSNGLKGNMHKGFIGDMATFDRPGLGVYVEPILELAKLYVPDEKVMDLSHKEPQQMYEAIDQGLPVWVLTNARFKRLPNDQFYTWKTDAGEMKVTYHQHSVVVTDYDDQNVYINDPLKTNKHIAINRNDFEQSWVQMGRQAMTVSI, encoded by the coding sequence ATGAAAAAAATGAGAAAAGCAACAATTTGTTTATTCGCTTTATCTGTATTAGGTACAAGTGTTGGGATGTCAAATAGTGATAGTCCTAAAAGTAGTAATAAGCAACCTAAAGTAGTACAAAAAGAGATACAAAAGGCAGAAAAAGAAAAAATGAGTGATTTATCTATAAAACCAGAAACTGAATTTGAGAATAACGCTGTTCCGATAGAACAAGAAAAAGAAATAGTAAGGCCGTTGGATGTGCCTCTAATCTTACAGAAACCAGAATTAATGCGTGGTTGTGAGGTGACGAGTCTTGCAATGGTATTACAGTTTTCTGGCGTGCAAGTTGATAAGATGGAGCTAGCTTCAAAAATAAACTATGTACCATTTCAAAGTAATGGTTTGAAGGGAAATATGCATAAAGGGTTTATTGGGGATATGGCTACTTTTGATAGACCTGGATTAGGTGTTTATGTGGAACCGATTTTAGAATTGGCAAAGTTGTATGTTCCAGATGAAAAAGTGATGGATTTAAGTCATAAAGAACCGCAGCAAATGTATGAAGCAATAGATCAAGGGCTACCAGTGTGGGTATTAACAAATGCACGTTTTAAACGGTTACCTAATGATCAATTTTATACGTGGAAAACTGATGCGGGGGAAATGAAAGTGACTTATCACCAACACAGTGTTGTTGTGACAGATTATGATGACCAAAATGTATATATTAACGATCCACTAAAGACAAACAAACATATAGCGATAAATCGAAATGACTTTGAACAATCGTGGGTTCAAATGGGAAGGCAGGCCATGACTGTTTCGATTTAA
- a CDS encoding response regulator transcription factor, with protein sequence MKKVLIVEDEKIIREAVAQYFLHDGYEVVTAEDGKVGLGLFDEHTISLVILDIMLPVMDGWSVCRRIRKNSNVPIILLTARSDEDDTLLGFELGADDYVTKPFKPAILLARAKRLFKETTSHVQHQDCIDICGVCLDKSARSVSIDDKKVEFTHTEYEILLTLMEHKEQVLTREQLITNIWGYDYDGDDKTLTAHMRNVRVKLGKKAKHITTVVRTGYKFEVEVE encoded by the coding sequence ATGAAAAAAGTATTAATTGTTGAAGATGAAAAAATTATACGAGAGGCAGTAGCGCAGTATTTCTTACATGATGGATATGAAGTAGTAACAGCAGAAGATGGCAAAGTTGGATTAGGATTATTCGACGAACATACTATCAGTTTAGTTATTTTGGATATTATGCTTCCAGTTATGGATGGGTGGTCTGTATGTAGACGTATTCGTAAGAACTCTAACGTACCTATTATTTTATTAACAGCCCGTAGTGATGAGGATGATACATTACTTGGGTTTGAATTAGGGGCAGATGATTATGTAACCAAACCGTTTAAACCCGCTATTCTACTAGCTCGGGCAAAACGTTTGTTTAAAGAGACAACTTCACATGTCCAACACCAGGACTGTATTGATATATGTGGTGTTTGTTTAGATAAATCAGCACGTTCTGTTTCAATAGATGATAAAAAGGTTGAATTTACACACACAGAGTATGAGATTTTACTGACCTTAATGGAACATAAGGAACAAGTATTAACGAGAGAACAATTAATCACGAACATTTGGGGATATGATTATGATGGGGATGATAAAACGCTAACGGCACATATGCGTAATGTACGTGTGAAACTTGGTAAGAAAGCAAAACACATTACTACAGTAGTTCGTACAGGATATAAGTTTGAGGTAGAAGTAGAATGA
- a CDS encoding sensor histidine kinase, with product MRKKIVFQLFSLTFLLCCMIIAVIFLGQMYVMNYLYIDKEKENVLKQLQQYSIFYEAHKQDENKLQSKELSYANQKGIMIARLDEIANIKKLPSGDYYIKAINKNDPSRTSKIVFNNLINAKKDMESNFSVLITSLINKKTPLAIMDTVSKGSNKGIVIPTTLKIKGYDGGFVSPTYYQIDKIMMSGANNGIKHFTKEESEKYYFLEGIVKEISFPVYFNSEVDNTLYSNEVFANRILQFQSEWITDKVKLSGENWVQNEININGIKYLETIKPILKDGQVKEMIYSLSSLQPITKATELMSDYYIYIIAFVLVLSLIVSFYYSRIITKPLLKINEATKKIMKFEFQDQLSIKSKNEIGELSSNINQLSDRMEGYINQLKDDLEKEKQLEQTRKDFIAGVSHELKTPLSVMQVSASMLQDGIAPEMNQYYWEALEKEIEKMNVLIDEMLNLAKYESGTYQIQMEQVNVVDLIQQVEKDLHGQIDEKSLEIITNIDYVCVKGKANLLEQVITNLFTNAIRYTDAKQLIVIDVKEEENVVYIGFENKGTHIAEENIDKIWDQFYRMDKSRKRVCGGTGLGLAIVKNILELHAAEYGVMNTEDGVLFYLRLNKWDAEQ from the coding sequence ATGAGAAAGAAAATTGTGTTTCAATTGTTTTCTCTTACATTTTTATTATGCTGTATGATTATCGCTGTTATATTTTTGGGACAAATGTATGTAATGAATTACCTGTATATAGATAAAGAAAAAGAAAATGTTCTGAAGCAATTGCAACAGTACAGTATATTTTATGAGGCTCATAAACAGGATGAAAATAAACTTCAGAGTAAAGAACTCTCATATGCAAATCAGAAAGGTATTATGATCGCAAGGCTTGATGAAATAGCAAATATTAAGAAATTGCCATCAGGAGATTATTATATAAAAGCGATAAATAAAAATGATCCAAGTCGAACATCTAAAATTGTATTTAATAATTTAATTAATGCAAAGAAAGATATGGAGTCTAATTTCAGTGTTCTAATTACAAGTTTAATTAATAAGAAGACGCCATTAGCTATTATGGATACTGTAAGTAAAGGATCAAATAAAGGCATAGTTATTCCTACAACATTAAAAATAAAAGGTTATGATGGAGGATTTGTCTCGCCTACCTATTATCAAATAGACAAAATCATGATGTCAGGCGCTAATAATGGGATTAAGCATTTTACAAAAGAAGAGAGTGAAAAATATTATTTTTTAGAAGGAATTGTAAAAGAAATAAGTTTCCCAGTATACTTCAATTCAGAAGTTGATAACACATTATATAGTAACGAAGTGTTTGCAAATCGCATTTTACAATTTCAATCGGAATGGATTACCGATAAAGTGAAATTGAGTGGAGAAAATTGGGTGCAAAACGAGATTAACATAAATGGAATTAAGTATTTAGAAACCATCAAACCAATTTTAAAAGATGGACAAGTGAAAGAAATGATTTATTCATTGTCTTCTTTACAACCAATTACAAAGGCTACAGAATTAATGAGTGATTATTATATATACATTATTGCATTTGTATTAGTTTTATCACTTATAGTGTCTTTCTATTATTCAAGAATCATTACAAAACCACTATTAAAGATTAATGAAGCGACGAAAAAAATCATGAAATTCGAGTTTCAAGATCAACTTTCTATCAAGTCAAAAAATGAAATTGGAGAGCTATCCTCTAACATTAATCAGCTTTCAGATAGAATGGAAGGATATATCAATCAGTTGAAAGATGACCTAGAAAAAGAGAAGCAATTAGAACAGACAAGAAAAGATTTTATTGCTGGTGTTTCGCATGAATTAAAGACACCACTAAGTGTCATGCAAGTATCAGCATCGATGCTACAGGACGGGATTGCGCCTGAAATGAATCAATACTATTGGGAAGCATTAGAAAAAGAAATAGAGAAAATGAATGTTCTTATAGATGAGATGCTTAATTTGGCTAAATATGAATCAGGTACGTATCAAATACAGATGGAGCAAGTAAATGTAGTGGATTTGATTCAACAGGTTGAAAAAGATTTACACGGTCAAATTGATGAAAAATCACTGGAAATAATAACGAATATAGATTATGTATGCGTGAAGGGGAAAGCAAACTTATTGGAACAAGTGATTACGAATCTGTTTACAAATGCCATTCGTTATACAGATGCGAAACAATTGATTGTAATAGATGTAAAAGAGGAAGAAAATGTCGTATATATAGGGTTTGAAAATAAAGGAACGCATATTGCAGAAGAAAACATAGATAAAATATGGGATCAGTTCTATAGAATGGATAAATCAAGAAAACGAGTGTGCGGTGGTACAGGTCTTGGATTGGCCATAGTAAAAAATATATTGGAATTACATGCTGCTGAGTACGGTGTAATGAATACGGAGGACGGGGTACTTTTCTATCTCCGTTTAAATAAGTGGGATGCAGAGCAGTAA
- a CDS encoding M15 family metallopeptidase, with translation MRIKLVGIFTCMIVILGIFIVYTNQSIGKEPKKTNYETHENSINREKNSTSNNIASSFASVQAVVNKEYGLPEDYKPEDLVVPNVPFSFSGTLEKSYLRKEAAEALERLFDLANKEGIQLNAVSGFRSYDYQKNLYANNVKRKGQEHTDRFSAKPGHSEHQTGLTMDVSSKSANNELELTFANTKEGKWLKENAHRAGFIIRYPKGKESITGYAYEPWHIRYVGDIAESIYKKKLTLEEYMNL, from the coding sequence ATGAGAATTAAATTAGTAGGGATTTTTACTTGTATGATTGTGATACTTGGTATCTTTATCGTTTATACCAATCAATCTATTGGTAAAGAACCAAAAAAAACAAACTATGAAACTCATGAAAACTCCATAAATAGAGAGAAAAATAGTACTTCAAATAACATAGCAAGTTCTTTTGCTAGTGTACAAGCTGTAGTTAATAAAGAATATGGATTGCCTGAAGACTATAAACCGGAAGATTTAGTTGTACCAAATGTACCATTCTCATTCAGTGGAACGCTAGAAAAGAGTTACCTTCGTAAAGAGGCAGCAGAAGCACTAGAAAGGTTATTTGATTTAGCAAATAAAGAAGGAATCCAGTTGAATGCTGTTTCTGGCTTTCGCTCCTATGATTATCAAAAAAACCTGTATGCAAACAACGTGAAAAGAAAAGGACAAGAGCATACGGATCGCTTCTCGGCAAAGCCAGGACATAGTGAACATCAAACAGGATTAACGATGGATGTTTCTTCAAAAAGTGCAAATAATGAGCTAGAGTTAACCTTTGCGAATACGAAAGAAGGAAAATGGCTGAAAGAAAATGCGCATCGTGCAGGTTTTATCATTCGTTATCCAAAAGGCAAAGAGAGCATTACTGGATATGCATATGAACCGTGGCATATTCGCTATGTAGGGGATATTGCTGAAAGTATATATAAGAAAAAACTGACTTTAGAAGAATATATGAATCTGTAA
- a CDS encoding DUF3221 domain-containing protein: MFTKKQKLVTTVTALTLGCGFTVGLTPAFADSNKVSVSTTPIHSIQKQEPFTGYVISVENNYLVVAATSTKDEALAYQNDWWELVSQNKILRVPVSNGENYTIGEQLNVYAAAWTKSLPPIAVMPKIEKVIQ, encoded by the coding sequence ATGTTTACAAAAAAACAAAAATTAGTAACAACCGTAACAGCTTTAACATTAGGATGTGGATTTACTGTTGGATTAACACCGGCATTTGCAGATTCTAATAAGGTTTCTGTAAGCACTACACCTATTCATTCTATTCAAAAACAAGAGCCGTTTACTGGATATGTCATTTCAGTAGAAAACAATTATTTAGTGGTTGCTGCTACATCTACAAAAGATGAAGCTCTCGCTTATCAAAATGATTGGTGGGAGTTAGTTTCTCAAAATAAGATTTTAAGGGTCCCAGTTTCAAATGGTGAAAATTACACTATAGGTGAACAGTTAAATGTTTATGCTGCTGCATGGACCAAATCTTTACCCCCAATTGCTGTAATGCCTAAAATTGAAAAAGTAATTCAATAG
- a CDS encoding N-acetylmuramoyl-L-alanine amidase produces the protein MKNKLIAIGILAGSLLSYSTSIVADTHKFPDVPAWADKSVTYLVDKQVLSGYPDGTFGSSDTLDRASAATIMTKALGIHIDLNAKPSFKDSQNHWGTPYIAAAEKAGIIKGEGNGIFNPSGKVTRAAMATMLVNAYKLQNKNTSNGQSKFEDLKGHWGEKFANTLIDLKISVGTDNGWQPNRFITRAEAAQLTAKTDMLQYSHSNPLENKTIIIDPGHGGEDPGKDTKGLPESKIVLDTSLRLQKLLEKHTPFTVLLTRQSDTRPGHDQKSSLQERVKFAKQNQGDIFISVHANAFNGNAKGTETYYYKSSKSEKTNPHVEESRVLAEKIQTRLVEALQTRDRGVKHGDLHVIRENDMPAVLTELAFIDNGIDYSKLSTENGRQIAAEAIYEGILDYYEWKGNNVSEYRL, from the coding sequence TTGAAGAACAAATTAATTGCTATAGGAATTCTTGCTGGAAGTTTATTATCATATTCTACTAGTATTGTTGCAGATACTCACAAATTCCCAGATGTTCCTGCTTGGGCTGACAAATCCGTTACTTATTTAGTTGATAAACAAGTATTGAGTGGTTATCCAGATGGAACTTTTGGTTCAAGTGATACACTAGATAGAGCTTCTGCAGCAACCATTATGACAAAGGCTCTTGGTATACACATTGATTTAAATGCAAAACCATCTTTTAAAGATTCACAAAACCACTGGGGAACCCCTTATATTGCCGCAGCTGAAAAGGCAGGAATAATTAAAGGTGAAGGAAATGGAATATTTAATCCTTCTGGAAAAGTTACTCGTGCTGCTATGGCTACTATGCTAGTGAATGCATATAAACTACAAAATAAAAACACTAGCAATGGACAAAGTAAATTTGAAGATTTAAAGGGCCATTGGGGTGAAAAGTTCGCAAATACTTTAATTGATTTAAAAATTTCAGTTGGTACAGATAATGGTTGGCAACCAAATAGATTCATAACACGCGCTGAAGCTGCACAATTAACTGCAAAAACAGATATGCTTCAATATAGTCATAGTAATCCTTTGGAAAATAAAACCATAATTATTGATCCCGGACATGGTGGCGAAGATCCTGGAAAAGACACAAAGGGATTACCTGAAAGTAAGATTGTACTAGACACTTCTTTACGTCTACAAAAATTGCTTGAAAAGCATACACCATTTACAGTTTTACTAACTCGTCAATCTGATACTAGACCAGGACATGATCAAAAAAGCTCTTTACAGGAACGTGTGAAATTTGCTAAACAAAATCAGGGTGATATCTTTATAAGCGTACATGCAAATGCTTTTAATGGTAATGCAAAAGGGACAGAAACATATTACTATAAGTCTTCTAAATCCGAAAAAACAAATCCTCATGTGGAAGAAAGTCGCGTTTTAGCGGAAAAAATTCAAACACGTTTAGTAGAGGCACTTCAAACACGAGACAGAGGAGTTAAACATGGAGACCTTCATGTTATAAGAGAAAATGACATGCCAGCTGTGTTGACGGAACTGGCGTTTATAGATAATGGTATTGATTACAGTAAATTATCTACGGAAAATGGCAGACAAATTGCAGCAGAAGCCATTTATGAGGGGATTTTAGATTATTATGAATGGAAAGGAAATAATGTATCTGAATATAGGTTGTAA
- the hlyII gene encoding hemolysin II HlyII: MKKAKGIAKSVAVASVIMSGSLGLQATSAFADSKGTVENLQNGGKVYNSFKTTYDMKQNIKNSIKVSFIEDPYADKKIAIVTTDGSNIDAKYTINGGYYNAGLKWPSAYHTEAEITSGDSAQFHKAAPVNTMTSAKVTSEVGYTLGGSVKVGVNDKGPNADASITGSFAWKESVSYDQVDYKTVLETHTDKKLNWKVGFQSFNFPEWGIYNRDSFNTFYGNQLFMKSRSYNEGTNNFVSKDTVPALTGYGFSPNVVAVITADKTESTSDLKITNRRISDQYNIEWVSSKWWGTNNKDTYNEFFTNNYKLDWKNHQVTLDNQKALEEQMIGINNVNNQLNKGKGKLSFSMNGNQLKATSSNAGYGISYEDKNWGIFVNGEKVYTFNEKTTVGNISNDINKLNIKGPYIEIKQI, encoded by the coding sequence ATGAAAAAAGCAAAGGGAATAGCTAAAAGTGTTGCCGTAGCGTCCGTAATTATGTCTGGATCACTTGGTTTACAAGCAACATCTGCATTTGCAGATTCTAAAGGAACTGTAGAAAATCTTCAAAATGGTGGGAAAGTCTATAATAGTTTTAAAACTACTTATGACATGAAGCAGAATATCAAAAATTCAATAAAGGTTTCTTTTATTGAGGATCCTTACGCAGATAAAAAAATTGCAATTGTTACCACTGATGGTAGTAATATAGATGCGAAATATACAATTAATGGGGGATACTATAACGCAGGTTTAAAATGGCCATCGGCGTATCATACGGAAGCAGAAATAACAAGTGGTGATAGCGCTCAATTCCATAAAGCTGCCCCAGTTAATACAATGACTTCAGCAAAGGTTACTTCTGAGGTAGGATATACACTTGGTGGAAGTGTTAAAGTTGGGGTAAATGATAAAGGGCCAAATGCCGATGCAAGTATTACAGGTAGCTTTGCTTGGAAAGAAAGTGTATCTTATGATCAGGTAGACTATAAAACGGTATTAGAGACTCACACAGATAAAAAATTAAATTGGAAAGTAGGATTCCAATCGTTTAATTTCCCAGAGTGGGGAATTTATAATCGTGATTCATTCAATACTTTCTATGGTAATCAACTATTTATGAAATCGCGTAGTTATAATGAAGGAACGAATAATTTTGTTTCAAAAGACACAGTACCGGCTTTAACAGGATATGGTTTTTCTCCTAATGTAGTAGCGGTTATCACTGCTGATAAAACAGAATCTACATCAGATTTAAAAATAACAAATCGTAGAATTTCAGATCAGTACAATATTGAATGGGTAAGTTCAAAATGGTGGGGAACAAATAATAAGGATACATATAATGAGTTCTTTACAAACAACTATAAATTAGACTGGAAAAACCACCAAGTTACTCTTGATAACCAAAAAGCCCTTGAAGAACAAATGATTGGTATCAACAACGTGAATAACCAGCTTAACAAAGGAAAAGGAAAATTATCTTTTTCAATGAATGGAAATCAGCTTAAGGCTACATCTAGCAATGCTGGTTATGGTATCAGTTACGAAGATAAAAATTGGGGTATCTTTGTAAATGGTGAAAAGGTCTACACGTTTAATGAAAAAACAACTGTAGGTAATATCTCAAATGACATTAACAAATTAAACATCAAAGGACCTTATATTGAGATTAAACAAATCTAA
- the hlyIIR gene encoding hemolysin II regulator HlyIIR produces MGKSREQTMENILKAAKKKFGERGYEGTSIQEIAKEAKVNVAMASYYFNGKENLYYEVFKKYGLANELPNFLEKNQFNPINALKEYLTVFTTHIKENPEIGALAYEEIIKESARLEKIKPYFIGNFEQLKEILQEGEKQGVFHFFSINHTIHWITSIVLFPKFKKFIDSLGPNETNDTNHEWMPEDLVNRIISALTDKPSM; encoded by the coding sequence ATGGGGAAGTCTCGAGAGCAGACGATGGAAAATATTTTGAAGGCTGCTAAGAAAAAATTTGGAGAACGTGGCTACGAAGGTACGAGCATACAAGAAATTGCAAAAGAAGCGAAAGTGAATGTCGCTATGGCTTCATACTATTTTAATGGGAAAGAAAACCTGTATTATGAAGTATTTAAGAAATATGGCCTTGCTAATGAGTTACCTAATTTCCTTGAGAAGAATCAATTTAATCCTATCAATGCTCTTAAAGAATATTTAACAGTCTTTACTACACATATAAAAGAAAATCCTGAAATTGGAGCATTGGCATATGAGGAGATTATTAAGGAAAGTGCAAGATTAGAAAAGATTAAACCATATTTCATAGGTAATTTTGAACAGTTAAAAGAAATATTACAGGAGGGTGAAAAACAAGGAGTTTTTCATTTCTTCTCCATAAATCATACGATACATTGGATCACTTCTATTGTTTTGTTTCCAAAGTTTAAAAAGTTCATTGATTCTTTAGGACCAAATGAAACGAATGATACAAATCATGAATGGATGCCAGAAGACTTAGTGAACAGGATTATTTCTGCTTTAACAGATAAGCCTAGTATGTAA